The following proteins are encoded in a genomic region of Nomascus leucogenys isolate Asia chromosome 17, Asia_NLE_v1, whole genome shotgun sequence:
- the MOB3A gene encoding MOB kinase activator 3A gives MSNPFLKQVFNKDKTFRPKRKFEPGTQRFELHKKAQASLNAGLDLRLAVQLPPGEDLNDWVAVHVVDFFNRVNLIYGTISDGCTEQSCPVMSGGPKYEYRWQDEHKFRKPTALSAPRYMDLLMDWIEAQINNEDLFPTNVGTPFPKNFLQTVRKILSRLFRVFVHVYIHHFDRIAQMGSEAHVNTCYKHFYYFVKEFGLIDTKELEPLVRRLGVEGAGLRWGWRPMADEPLRGHDPDCSPSAQQLAAPAGVGLRGPC, from the exons ATGTCCAACCCCTTCCTGAAGCAAGTCTTCAACAAGGACAAGACATTCCGCCCCAAGCGCAAGTTTGAGCCGGGCACCCAGCGCTTCGAGCTGCACAAGAAGGCGCAGGCGTCGCTGAACGCCGGGCTGGACCTGCGGCTGGCCGTGCAGCTGCCCCCAGGCGAGGACCTGAACGACTGGGTGGCTGTTCACGTGGTGGACTTCTTTAACCGCGTCAACCTCATCTACGGCACCATCAGCGACGGCTGCACGGAGCAGTCCTGCCCCGTCATGTCGGGGGGCCCCAAGTACGAGTACCGCTGGCAGGACGAGCATAAGTTCCGGAAGCCCACGGCACTCTCGGCGCCCAGGTACATGGACCTGCTGATGGACTGGATCGAGGCACAGATCAACAACGAAGACCTCTTCCCCACCAACGTTG GCACTCCATTCCCCAAGAACTTCCTGCAGACGGTGCGGAAGATCCTGTCGCGGCTGTTCCGCGTGTTCGTGCACGTCTACATCCACCACTTTGACCGCATCGCGCAGATGGGCTCCGAGGCCCACGTGAACACCTGCTACAAGCACTTCTACTACTTCGTCAAGGAATTCGGCCTCATCGACACCAAGGAGCTGGAGCCGCTGGTGCGCAGGCTTGGGGTTGAGGGCGCGGGGTTACGGTGGGGCTGGCGGCCCATGGCAGACGAACCGCTCCGGGGCCACGATCCTGACTGCTCGCCGTCGGCCCAGCAGCTGGCGGCTCCGGCTGGAGTTGGGCTCCGGGGACCCTGCTGA